The Peribacillus sp. FSL E2-0218 genome contains a region encoding:
- the fapR gene encoding transcription factor FapR translates to MRRNKKERQQLLIDTIKQNPFVTDEELAEKYSVSVQTIRLDRLELSIPELRERIKNVAEKKFSDEIRALPLDEIIGEVIDLNLDDNAISILDIKKEHVFKRNGIARGHHLFAQANSLAVAVMNDELALTAKASILFTRSVKENERVVAKAKVKSVDHTNDRSVVEVRSYVGNELVFKGEFEMYRS, encoded by the coding sequence ATGCGAAGAAACAAGAAGGAACGCCAGCAATTATTAATCGATACGATTAAACAGAATCCTTTTGTAACGGATGAGGAGCTGGCTGAAAAATATTCGGTGAGCGTCCAGACAATTAGGCTTGATCGTCTTGAATTATCGATACCTGAACTGCGTGAACGCATTAAGAACGTAGCCGAGAAAAAATTCAGTGACGAAATCAGGGCTTTGCCTTTGGATGAAATCATCGGGGAAGTAATAGATCTCAATTTAGATGACAATGCCATTTCGATTTTGGATATAAAAAAAGAACATGTCTTCAAGCGGAACGGAATTGCCAGGGGGCATCACCTTTTTGCCCAAGCGAATTCATTAGCAGTGGCAGTCATGAATGATGAATTGGCACTGACAGCAAAGGCATCCATTTTATTTACTCGTTCCGTAAAGGAAAATGAAAGAGTGGTAGCCAAAGCGAAGGTTAAAAGCGTGGACCATACCAATGATCGATCAGTGGTGGAGGTCAGAAGCTACGTAGGTAATGAGCTGGTTTTTAAAGGCGAGTTCGAAATGTATCGCTCTTAA